The DNA region ATTTGAGGACCCAGGAATTAACTCAAAGAACTGCACCACGACTGCTGCCATTTTAAACAAAAACtatggaggcgattctcccattccactgCGTTATTTTTCTAATGCAGCGGGCCAGGGGAATcacgtggggggggtgggggtgcgatcCAAAGGGTTCCCACGGGCGTTTGCGTCCCGCTTTTATCTCCCAGCGTCAGATTTACGGCGAGGTCCGCTTCGCACTGGAAATTGGTGGGGAGGCGGGGCTATTTATAATTTAAacatcatttaaatgctattagtgagcccgggactgaattctccaggcccgctagcccctcccaccccccccccccccccctccccccccccaccaccaccccacccccccaaagtgtttcactccaggctttCAGACTAGcttcccactttcggggagctagcgggacaaccccgctggagtgaagggggaacaATCGGGGCCCCCTGGgagttgggcggtgggggggctggtgccccctgggcatggacaccttggcactgcccaccgggcatcgggtgGGGTCTATAGGTGGGGAGGGCCTGATGGGGACGGGGCccagggggcaatcggtgggggtagggggtcccgctgccactgagatccatgggggcaggagggaggccagtgatcggggtgggctggaggggggggggtggaggggtctacctgcggtgggggggtggggggtgggggggtctacctgcgggtggggggggggtctgcctgcgGGGGTGTTTGTTCTGTGGGGGCTTGGGGGGGGATTGGGATTGCGGGGaatggggggctggagatcggggcggtccgtgacggggggggagggggacagaatgGTCGGGGGCCCGtggcaggttgggggggggggtgggtagcacagtgggggtagcacagtgggggtagcacagtgggggtagcacagtgggggtcgCACAGtgggggtagcacagtgggggtagcacagtgggggtagcacagtgggggtagcacagtgggggtagcacagtgggggtagcacagtgggggtctCAGGCCGGCTAATGATTGAGCTGGCCATtaaacgggaggctgacagttcaggatctctgcgcatgcgcagagatcCGCTCGTTTCAGCCTCCCAGGCGGTAatcggccccaccccctgaaatctaatgctattcacactggtggcctctgcattgcacagagtgggagattccagtctgaattcccactgaagaaacagcatgaattactccaattTTCCCGCGAATTCAAAACATAGAACgtctttgggagaattccgcccaatctTTATTATGCATCAAAAATAATAAACAAAGCAAGCACTACTAGCTTAACATTATTCTTCGTAAAGACATAGAGTATAAATCCAGTTCTGCTTTTACTTCCCACCCACTTACCTCACCaagtgcaaagggatatagacagtctaagtgagtgtccgagggtctggcagatggagtacaatgttggcaaatgtgaagtcatcctttttggttggaataacagcaaaatggactattatttaaatggtaaaatattgcaccatgctgctgtgcagagggacctgggtgtccttgtgcaggaatctcaaggagttggtttgcaggtgcagcaggtaattaagaaggcaaatggaattctgtccttcattgctagagggatggagtttaaaaacagcgaggttatgttgcagctgtataaggtgctggtgaggccacacctggagtactgtgtacagttttggtctccttacttgagaaaggatatactggcactggagggggtgcagaggagattcactgggttgagtctggagttgagagggctggcttatgaggagagactgagtagactagggctgtactcattggaattcagaagaatgaggggagatcttatagaaacatataagattatgaagagaatagataagatagaagcagggaagttgtttccgctggtggatgaaactagaactagggagcatagcctcaaaatatggggaagcagatttaggactgagttgagaaggaactacttcacacaaagggttgtgaatctgtgtaattccctgccctgtgaagcagttgaggctacctcattgaatgtttttacggcaaggatagataaatttttgaacagtaaaggaattaagggttatggtgagcgggcgggtaagtggagctgagtccacataaAGATccgccacgatcttattgaatggcggagcaggctcgaggggtcagatggcctactcctgctcctagttcttatgttcccttATATATTACAGAATGTGTAAAGTTCATTCACTTATTCTGGGACCAAAATAAAGGTATGCCATAGCTCTCTGGAATGCACCTTGATCTCCCCTCTGTCTTTCAGCTGTTCTCCGAGGTACACGATTTCACGAGGATCTTTACCTTTGCTCTTGGCTAAGTAATCCTTCAactcttcttcaaaaacctcacaACTGTGGGGTCCTGTTTCCAAACTCGGGGCCTCACTGCGTTCTTGCTCAGTGACTTTTAAAATCAGAAAACTCTTTTGCTACGGTCCCTTagctcctggtgaatctcctctgcagcctctctagtgcaatcacatccttcctacagtgtgacgaacagaactgcacacagtactctagctgtggcctaacaagcgtTTTCTTTTCATTTACTCATGGAGTGTGGGCGTTTTTGGCCAGGCCAGCATATGCTCCCCACCCctaatcacccttgaactgagcaaagccatttcagaggggcatttaagagtcaaccacattgctgtgactctggattcacatgtaggcaggaccaggttaggatggcagatttccttccctaaagggacattagtgaaccagatgggctttttagaacaatcgacaatggtttcatgggtcatcactagattcaaatttcagcatctgccatggtgggattcgaaccgggacCCACAGTATTGCCCTGGATTGCTCGTCCATTTTCCATTGGAAATGTACCATCCTGATTGAGGTACTTTTTTTtccttcattcgtgggacgtaggcattgctggctgggccagcatttattgcccatccctagttgcccttggagggcagttgagagtcaaccacattgctgtggctctggaatcacatgtaggccagaccgggtaaggacggcagatttccttccctaaaggacatcagtgaaccagatgggtttttccaacgattgacaatggtttcatggtcatcagtagattcttaattccaggtttttttattattgaattcaaattccaccatctgccgtggcgggattcgaacccgggcccccagaacattagctgagtttctggattaatcgccgAGCGATAATGCCGTCGCCTAGTGACGTCTGACCCCGCAGATTGTCATGGAGGCTGAGTTTTTCCCATTGTCGTTGGGCCCTGTGGAGAAGAATGGGAAGAGCCTCTCACTGGAGGAGTGACGGAAAGTGTGGAGGTGAGACGTGTCGTCCGTGTTGTAAAAGGACACCTGCCCACCCTCGTAGTCCAGGTACACCCCTATCTTCCGGGGGTTGGTGGCCGGGGCCAGGGAGGTCACTGTGGGGGAGGTTAGAGCCACGTAGCCGCTGCCAGGTAGCAGGCATATGTTGTAGTAGCCCGTCTCGGGCATGGGGACGATCTTCTCTTTCCGCTCAGCAAACTCCTCCGCCACTCCCACCTCCCACCAGGTCTTGgccgccacctccacctcccagtaGTGGACGCCAGATGTGAAGCCTTGCGACGCCAGGATGCAGGGGCCGCAGCTGAACCTCTGCGGGGTGTTGAGAAGAAGCTGTGGCTGGTTTCCCAGCCGGACACTAGTGCCATCCCCAGACACCAGGAGCCAATGGTTCGCGGTGTTCAGATCCAGGGTCAGAGAGGCAGGAACTATGGGTGATGGGGATAGAACAGTCGGGGAATTCGTTAGTGTGAATAATTCAAACGCTTCCTTACAAAAAAAACCAAgcccctcagttcttccctcaccAAGATctatcctgtttttaaaaaaccccAGGTTCTGTTATTGGAATCTGCGGTGATCCTGATTTtcacttagaattatagaatccctacaatgcaggaggagatcATTCTTACTAATTTTCTTAGTAAAGATGTtaactatatttttaaataaatttttgtttgataaaagctctctcgTGGGTCCCTTCGTAGAATTATACAATCCCCACagcggagaaggaggccattcagcccatcaagtctgcaccgaccacaatcccacccaggccctatccctgtagccccacgtatttaccctgctaaccctcccgacactatggagcaatttagcacggccaatcaacctgagccacacatcttcggactgaaaTTCCTGGGATCTTTCTGGCTTTTGCTGAACACCTGAAGCCCAATCAGAAGCAGCCgcccattcccccacctcccctccacccccgtcCCCATCCcacaacacctcccccccaatCAACGGTTGCATGGTATGCTGTATGGAGTCACATGGCAAGAGACTCAGAGAGAGCGCTCTGGAAGCAACCCTGCGTGATGAGCAGTGCCGTGTGTGACAGGGGCCTGGGATCCGTATGTAGCTAAAGACCAACAATAAACGGTTCATGTTTAAAGATACAAGCCTCACGATCTGTCTTCACCGAAATAGCTAGAGGACTCATAttgcaacagagagagaaaggtagagagtgagagggaacaGAAATAGAGCCGCGTATGACAAACATCAGGTTGAGAATAAAAGTGAGATCCACGTTGAATATAGAAAATTTCacagggcaggctcaaagggaagTAAGAGTGATGCACAGTCATTATGAACAGAGACTGGCAAAAACATAAAAGGGAAAGCCAAACATCGTCGATTGGCACATAGCAAAATGATAATAGGAAGTGGGGTGCGGCcaattaagaatcatagaatccctacaatgcagaaggaggccatttggcccatcgattctgcacagaTTATCCAATAGCCAGatcctaacccgtaaccccacatacttaccccactaattctccctaacctacacattttgggacactaaggggcaatttagcatggctaatccacacatctttgtgcTGCTAAAGCCATAGTGAAAGAGGAGGTAGTCTAGACACTGGCTGAGTCAAAAAAACTTTGATTAAGCGGAGGAATTAAATAGTCTTTAAAGCTGATTCATCACCAGGATTGGACAGGATACATCcaagaactgtgtacagttctggtcaccctattatagaaaggatattattaaactagaaagagtgaagaaaagatttactaggatgctatcgggacttgatggtttgagttataaggagaggctgggacttttttccctggagacttaggggtgatcttatagaggtctataaaataatgaagggcatagatcagctagatagtcaacatcttttctcaaagttaggggagtctaaaactagaggacataggtttaaggtgagggggagagatataaaagggtccagaggggcaattttttcacacagagggtggtgagtgtctggaacaagctgccagagatagtagtagaggcgggttcaattttgtcttttataagcatttaagatgggtatagagggatatgggccaaatgcgggcaattggaactagcttaagggtttaaacaaaaaaggcggcatggacaagttgggccaaagggcctgtttccatgctgtaaacctctatgactctaagaatgCTCAGAGAATCTAATGTAGGAATGGCGGAATGCTGGTCCGAATCTTTCAAACCCTCCTGAGATCCAGGATGGTTTCAGAGGATTGGGGAACTGAAAATGTGGCAACGTTGTTCAAAAAGGGTGGCAAGATTAACCCATCCAAGGCCAGGCGATGAGTTGAAATTGCGGCGGAGGAGAGGAAGCAGTCTTGAACACGATTATCTGGGGGAAGAGTAAACTAGGCGGCAAATGTATTAATTCAGGAAAACAAGTCGAGGTCACAACCCAGAGTGAAGGAATCCTgtctggtggaggcagcttcaatcgaggcattcgatTATTCGAATAGGAACCATGTGCAGGGGTCACTGGgcagggggaaaggcaggggaatggcaccaagaTCCTGCCCTTCCGACTGTGGAGGGTGTAGGtgatcattctgcactgtaggaattctaacaatactttttactgtctcccaacacaagtgacaataattaatcaaatcaaatttttaaaaatgcctgaTAATGGAAGGTAAGAGATTTACCAGGCGTGATGGTGTCCAACATGTCTCTCCAGGCTGTGTACTGTAAGGGGCCATTGAACTTCCCGAGTGACAACATCTCATCTGCTAATGCCAGTTTCTTATAGTCCTCACTGCTCCTGCAAATATAAAGATTCAATATTATAGATTGAGCTGAAACGTATCATTGAGTTACTTGAGGACATAGTGTAGAATTTCAGCAAACACATTATCCTACCTCCTCTTCTGACGTAACTCCTCCTGAAGTAAATAAAACACATGTCAGAGTTAACAGAGACTATACTCAGAGAGCAGAAATCACAACTCATTTTGTCATTGCTGAGGTTAATTCCGAATACCTACTGCCAGCATCATACAGATAGAAATATTGTATATTTGAAAACCAGGCAGAAATGTTTAGCAAACATAGGGTTACTTTTTAAGtaattcattgatgggatgtgggcatcagtggctgggcccttcccactgcctcaagcttaatcaaggaccccacgcacccgagacataatctcttccacggtgccacattggttaacactgctgcctcacagtgccagggaccccgggttcaattccagccttgggtcactgtctgtgtggggtctgcacgttctccccgtgtctacatgggtttcctctgggtactccggtttcctcccacactccaaagatgtgcaggttaggtggattggccatgctaaattatccctaagtgtcccaagatgtgtaggttaggggaattagcggggtaaatatgtggggttgtggggatagggccgggtgagatgctctgtcggagagtcggtgcagactcaatgggccgaatggcctccttctgcactgtggggattctatgaaacacggTTTACCCTTCATAGAACTATGCTGACCCTCAGAGATGGTGTTTTGACTTTCTGTAACTGCAGGCTAAGTATTAATATTCTGCAGGGAGTAAGGAGCTGACATAAACAAAAGAATCGATTTTGAATTTTTCACCAAGTAGTCAAATTTTGCAGTGTCATCTATGATCATGTGACAAAGCCACAAAGCAATTTTTACCTTCAGAAACTTCAGTCTGTCTTGCTGCTCCATCTGTTGCTGCAACTTTGAGAGTTCCCCCTCAATGGAATATAAATTCTCCTGGATTTTCTGCAGCTTTTTCTCCATTGTGTCCAGAATCCTCTCCTCGTCCCTCCTGAGCTCTCGGACTAAACGCTGTTCTTTCTCGGTGAGAATCTGGTGCATTTGAGTGAACTTGGATGTGATGTGTGTCTGCAGACTGCTGGACTGCTCCTTACCCAATGAAAtgtggaaaataaataaataatcatgTCCCGCGATacaggtgatgtggagatgccggcgtcggactgggatgggcataataagaagtctcacaacaccaggttaaagtccaacaagtttatttggaatcacgagctttcggagcgctgattcttcatcaggtgagtggaggtaggttcacaaacacggcaaatATCtacatccactcacctgatgaaggagcagcgctccgaaagctcatgattccaaataaacctgttggactttcacgcGATACAGGGGAACAAAACTCACCCGGATCCCAGGAAATCAGCACAGGGAGAAACTTACCCTGACTTCAGAAATCTTTCCCATCTGTTTCTGTTCACTTTCCAGAAACATCGATTTCTTCTCTGAGAGAGATTTGAAAGTTGATTTCAGTTGATCCTGGGAtagggagaggagatcacagagtGAAAGTGTCAGAAACAATGTGATCAAAATAATCTGGTGATGAAACCCAGTCCCATCTCACCTTGTAGATTTCAACAGCTTCTTTAATGGGGATGAAGTTGTGGGATTTGTGTTCCCGGGAATCTCTACAAATGAAACAGATCAATTTCTTGTCAGTTTGACAGAAGAGTTtcagttcttcctcatgttcctGGCAGTGAGGTTTACTTCCCTCCTCTCCCGGATTCAGGGTCCATTTCCAAGCTCTCTCCGTCAGTCTGGCCAAATTCATGTTAACCTTCAGTTTTCCTTCGGGAAATTCCTGCCTGCATTCCGGGCAGGAGTTTCCCCCACACCCTGTGATACAGGAGCGGCAGAAGTTGTGCCCACACTCCAGGGAGACTGGGTCGGTGAAGAAATCTACACAAATGGGGCAACGTAGCTCTTGGATCCAGCTCGGGGGCTGCTGCTGTCTGGAGGACATTTTCACACCCCACGCACTTCCTTACTTTAAACGCAGCTTTCACTTTCGACCTTTTGATGAGACCCGATTTGATATTTCTGCCAGGTTCCCTGTAATCATCCTTCATTGTCTGGAACCAGACACCAAGTGTCGCTGTTGCACCATGCTTCTCAATGAACTCTGCTCTGTAACAATATCCTGTGCAAACTCACGTCACCGTGGAAACATTTCTGTGCAAGGACCAAATTAAACAAACCCGCATTGCAAAGGAGGCACTTAGCCCGGGCAGAAAGCTGAAAGTGCTCTTATGTATTTAGCAGGCGAGGCGAATCTTGGGGGAAACCACTTGTGTTAATTCCCCCCGGAATTGTTCATCACATTTCATTGCGCGAGGCTCATATATCTGAGCAGATTTCTTTTAAGGCGTAAATTTTTCTTATATCCAAACCAAAAGAGAACATGCTGGGAAATctccacaggtctggcagcatctgcgaggagagaaaagagtccagatgaccctttgtcgatttttaaaaattatataacACTTTAAAAATAATCGAAGAATCctaatccctacaggaggccattcagcccattgagtctgcactgactctcggacagagcattttaagctttatttattaatgtcacaagtaggcttacattaacaccacaatgaagttactgtgaaaatcccccagacaccacactctagcgcctgttcaggtacactgagggagaatttagcagggccaatgctcctaaccagcacatgtttcaaactgttggaggaaactcacttcacgcagatacagggagtcccaggccctattctgtaaccccactaattcccctaaaatgtacatcttgggacactaaggggcaattgagcatggccaatccacctaactttcacatctttggagtgtgggaggaaagcagagcacccggaggaaacccacacagacaacatgcaaactcacatagacagtgacccaggattgaacctggctccctggtgctgtgagacagcaatgctaaccactgtgctaccgtgccacccaataactTTGAATAGTTTTTGGGACGTAAGAGACTGTAAAGGAGTCAAGTTCAACAACTTTCAACTTTTATTTTCTCAGCTGGTAAATGAAAGTGTAGTTAAATTCTGAGTTGTGTCCCACCAACCTACTGTCTACAGTAACCCAGCAAAATGGCACGCTGGGTTGTGAATAAATCATTACTTATTCGTATCCCAGGTCTTTGTGATCATGAAGAATTTATCTCCGGACGATTATAACAAGACATTCTACCAAAGTTTAAACTTTGTGTGGGCTTaagttaacgctgcaatgaagttactgtgaaagtcccctggttgccacattctgggcctgttcgggtacactgagggagaatttagcatggccaatgctcctaaccagcacgtctttcagactgtgggaggaaactggagcacaggtaatgcattaacatggatagaggattaattAACTAACAGCAAGcaaagattgtgggaggaaactcatgcagacatggggaaaacgtgcagactccacacagacagtgacccaagccagtaattgaacccaggtcccagctgttatgaggcaacagtactaaccactgtgccaccgtgccgccccagatcacACCCCTCACCATTTTTCTATTGGCTCACATCTTGAGCACAATATAATTTGCAcatgcacagggtctgagtgggtTTACAGGGTAAAGCACAGAAGTCACAACATGGGCAGAGATCACTGTGAGATTGGTGAGCATTGGACTTTTATCCAATCCCCAATACTTTGTACATGACTCACTAAACCATTCCAGTTcttccagggtggcacggtggcgcagtggttagcactgctgcctcaccgcacagggacctgggttcaattctggcctcgggtcactgtgcagagtcaacacattctccccatgactgcgtgggtttcctccgggtgctccagtttcctcccacagtccaacggcatgcaggataggtggattggtcatgctaaattgcccttagtgtcccaagatgtataggttagtggggtaaatgcgtgaggttacgggaatagagtctgggtaagatactgcgttggagagtcagtacagacttgatgggccgaatggttgctCTTTAAGAATTCTGCCTTGGGAAATCATCATTACACAACGAGCAAGGAAGACCTTTGGAACTTTTATTCCGAAATGCGGATTACCTCACATCCGAGTTGTCTGTAATATGATAATTGGTCACTTTTGTTGCTGGTTTAATTTAGTTGCGTCCCCAGTTACTTACACCTGGGTGAGTGCTGCTCCAAGAACATTCTAGAAGCTTGACCCCATCCAAGACAAAGAAGCCCCGCTTGATTattaccccatccacaaacatccattccctccatcaccgacgcacagcgatagccgtgtgtaccatctacaagatgcactgcaggagctcaccatggtttcttaggcaacaccttccaaaccaacaacCTTTACCATTTAAAAGGACGAggggggcagcagatacctgggaacaccaccacctggaggttcatctccaagtcactcaccatcctgaattgcaaatatatcggccattccttcgagtctctgggtcaaaatcttggaactcctttcctatgatctgtaaaaggaggccattcagcccatcgggtctgcaccggctctctgacagagcacattacccaggctctatccacgCAACACctctgtggatgtacctatagcACATGGGCAGAAGGGGTTCAAGAAGACACCACCACCAGCAGCCCTAGAACAAATTAGGtcagccaataaatgctggccttgccagagtaagaagtctcacaacaccaggttaaagtccaacaggtttatttggtagcaaataccataagctttcggagcgctgctcctgaaggagcagtgctccgaaagcttatggtatttgctaccaaataaacctgttggactttaacctggggttgtgagacttcttactgtgttcaccccagtccaacgccggcatctccacatcttgccagAGTGCTCAGAAACCCAAGgactaataaatgaattaatGATAGCCTGAATACAAAAACACCAAAGGGATGAAAACCAATGACTGGTGTTGAATGACTATTTCTCTGAATGGAGAGAAATACACAACAGTGACCTCCAGGGAGGAAAGTAGAACTATTGTTCTTCTGAATAAATAGTGTTGATCTGTATACAGAGCATAGTGTTCAAGTTTGTAGACTGGACGAAACTTGGAAAAGGCAATGAGAATGATGATGACAGACCACAGGAGGAGCTGGTAaatagaaggatgtgctggcctctggtccagggaaggttcacaaggatgatccctggaa from Mustelus asterias chromosome 8, sMusAst1.hap1.1, whole genome shotgun sequence includes:
- the LOC144497838 gene encoding nuclear factor 7, brain-like, producing the protein MSSRQQQPPSWIQELRCPICVDFFTDPVSLECGHNFCRSCITGCGGNSCPECRQEFPEGKLKVNMNLARLTERAWKWTLNPGEEGSKPHCQEHEEELKLFCQTDKKLICFICRDSREHKSHNFIPIKEAVEIYKDQLKSTFKSLSEKKSMFLESEQKQMGKISEVREQSSSLQTHITSKFTQMHQILTEKEQRLVRELRRDEERILDTMEKKLQKIQENLYSIEGELSKLQQQMEQQDRLKFLKEELRQKRRSSEDYKKLALADEMLSLGKFNGPLQYTAWRDMLDTITPVPASLTLDLNTANHWLLVSGDGTSVRLGNQPQLLLNTPQRFSCGPCILASQGFTSGVHYWEVEVAAKTWWEVGVAEEFAERKEKIVPMPETGYYNICLLPGSGYVALTSPTVTSLAPATNPRKIGVYLDYEGGQVSFYNTDDTSHLHTFRHSSSERLFPFFSTGPNDNGKNSASMTICGVRRH